TTCACCCGGAGCCACGTAGCGAACAAAGTAGTCCGCTTCGACATCCGTAAGCAAGCGCACCATGCCATCACAGGTCGCCGCAAGGCGCTGTTCCTCGCCAAATTGAATGGCCGCAGGCCATCCTTCCAAACCTTGGTTTTCCGGCGAAAGCTGTCCCACATCATCAATACGCTCTCGCGTCAACGTGGCCTGATCAGGCTGTGCCACCGAAAACAGTTTGAAATCCACATATGCGCTGCGTTGTGCCAAGAGGCGAAATTCCATCATGCCGATGGGAATAATGAAAAGAGCGTCACGTGGCGTTTCTTGTTTGATACGTTCAAGGGCTACGCGCGTGGGTTCTGGTACGGCCGGAGGAAACGGTTTGGCCGGGAACAACACGACAAGCGCTGTTACCAGCGCTATGGCAAGAACCGAACGCAATCGCACGCTATCAGCCAAACGCCACATCAGTACCGTAAGGACCAGAAACAATAGACCACCGATTGTCGCATTCAACGTAAGCGCGACAATCAACACCGTTCCCGAGATCCACAGAAGCGGCGGATTGGGTGCCCGCCACATGCCTGCCAACGCCAGCGCCGGTCCCAGGGCGAACAAAAGCGATGATGATCGGTTTGCATCCAGAATGTAGAATCCCACCCATTGCGAAACCTGCAATTTGTAAACAATGATGGTCACAAGATGCAAAATCGCAAAGCCGATCATCGCCCCAAGCGCACAACGCGCCAGTGCCCGATCCTCGTACCAAAAATGCACAGTCCCAGCCAAACCAGCCAACAGGTAGAGCGTCGCAAGACCCACTGAAAACCAGCTCGGGTCATAGTGATGCGGCGTACGGAACCTGTAGGCATCC
This DNA window, taken from Roseovarius sp. S88, encodes the following:
- a CDS encoding DUF6798 domain-containing protein, coding for MHLDKILFAVTLGLLAHAFIGYFPYPYGDDFAYAPLADYRADPTLFARDEQLQLFANHAKAYNWVHALGTATFGVEPVFRIAIWMLAAGVAIALYALLAALGAPFFVLPAVLGLGVVVQIDGMGRADFGGLISHFFHHHNVALALSLAAIAAAFWRRPWLAGVLLGLAVFGQPMTAFHGAIVAGLGALLRHPPDAFKMAVAAMIAALPAALPILPSILSGPEGEITIDLIQDAYRFRTPHHYDPSWFSVGLATLYLLAGLAGTVHFWYEDRALARCALGAMIGFAILHLVTIIVYKLQVSQWVGFYILDANRSSSLLFALGPALALAGMWRAPNPPLLWISGTVLIVALTLNATIGGLLFLVLTVLMWRLADSVRLRSVLAIALVTALVVLFPAKPFPPAVPEPTRVALERIKQETPRDALFIIPIGMMEFRLLAQRSAYVDFKLFSVAQPDQATLTRERIDDVGQLSPENQGLEGWPAAIQFGEEQRLAATCDGMVRLLTDVEADYFVRYVAPGETPPVCADLANSISSETVAVYGPLR